The nucleotide window GGCGGACATAGCTCAGTTGGGAGAGCGTCAGACTGAAGTCAAACTTCAATCACTATAATCTGAAGGTCGTGTGTTCAATCCACACTGGCCGCATCTTCGTTTTTGTCTTTTTGCTTCAATCTCCTTTTCTTGTTCAGACTTCATTCATTCAACAAGCAAGCAAGACCTACttactacctacctacctgcctggGTCGTGTGCCTGCCATCTTGTTTGCTCTATCTATCATCGTCCTTGTCTTTCTAAATATCTTGGTGTCCATGGGCTGGCGGCTACTTATGAATGTTTTTTATGTCCGATTGATTGCTCGCTGTCTATTTGACTGGTTGACCGACCGCCCcccttctccagctctgaTGAAATATTTATCAGTCACAGAAAGCCCAGCCGTGGTGGAAGAGAGACAGACCCTCGCTTCTCGTCAAACAGAATCCCCCTTCTTGCGACATCTTGGCTCGTAGGAGAACGCGAGACGAATACCACGATCTACAAAACCTCTAACaacccccatccccccccccgcccatTACCCCTCCGTGGCGGCGCCCACATCACTTAAATGTACATACAGATCGACCGCGGCTCAGCTGTCGCAGCATCGGTCGAAACAGGGGGCAAGTGAAAATGCGGGGGGTTAGGGAGCGTCGTGATTCAACCAACAGACgcttcctttttttttttttttgggttCTGTTCTCCCGGTCTGTCGGTCGGCCATGCACAGGTCCCCAACTTGTCGAGAAAAGGCTGGCCAACGAAGTCAAGAGACATCAAACTGGATTCCCAAAACATTTCCCGCCGCACTTCTTCTGGTCCCCAGCTAACGACCTCAGAAAAGAAATTCGCCAGGAATTGATgcttaggtaggtagagacgacctcgccgggGGCGGAGTACAGACAAAGAACATGACAGGTCTGCTTCCACCAGACGCCGATCGCCTCGGGCTCGGGACGCAGCTTGTCTGGTTCCTTTGCCCTCCCGGGGCGGCGGGTACGAACAACTGTCCTCGATCATGCGGCTTGGTCGGGTCCCGATCATCCCTCTCATGGGGCGACGCGACGCGCATCCCTCGTTTGAGGTATCCGGACGACAGCATGCCATCTAAACTTCCGATGTTGCAAGATGAATGCGGTGATGTGAGCCAAGATCGGATGCCGAACGCCCAGCCGTCTGATGTGTCGATGCGGGCATCACCAGTTTACGACTTTGCCCCCCCCCAGGTGATGGAGGGGGACCTGTGGGTAAGTAAGTAAGTCAGCGAGAtagatgaagaagatgaaggagatgTGTGCGGGTATAATAAGGATGGTGGTGTTCTCGAGAGAGCCTGACAGCTTCTGGCTCATCGTCAATCACTTATTCCTTTGCATCTAGCCTGTCTTTTTCCCCCCAACCTACTTTCCAAGTGCTGCGCACTCTTCGGTTCGGTCAAGTTCTTGTGTGTTTTATACGATACTCTTCAGTCGACCTCTGTCCCGCACATCTCACCGTCTCCCCAACTTGCAGGACATTTTATCACCCAACTACCACAATGCGTTACACAACCATCACGCTCCTTGTCGTCGCTCTTCTCACAGGCAATGCTCTGACAGGTTAGCTCTCCCCATTAACCCCCAAAGCGTCTTGGATGttgacttttttttttttcgttcTCTGCAGCCCCAAGTCTCCAGTtcggcggcgctggccgtggaggtggcggcggcgttgtcgGACGTGCTGGTGGTTTCGGCGGCGGAAAGGGAGGtgccggcggcttcggtgccagcggaggcggaggcaaCAACGCCAATGACAATCAGAGCCGGGACAACCAAGATAATCAAGACAACCAGAATCAGGACAATCAAGACAACCAGAACCAGGACAACCAGAACCAGGACAACCAGAATCAGGACAATCAAGACAACCAGAACCAGGACAACCAGAACCAGGACAACCAGAACCAGGACAATCAAGACAATCAGAACCAGGACAACCAGAACCAGGACAACCAGAACCAGGACAACCAGAATCAGGACAATCAAGACAATCAAGACAACCAGGATAATcagaacaacaacgacaacaataacaacaacaacaataacaacaacaacaacaacgggAACCAGGAGGGGGACGCAGACGCGGCGGCTGAGTTCGTGGGCTTGGCCTGCACCGACGGAACTGGCGCCGGATCTTGCCAGGCGGACGGCCAGTGCGATGTCAACGGCGACGTCAAAGTTGTCGAGGGCCAATGCGGCCAGTAATCGGGTGTGTGTCAGTCGCCCGGCCGAGTGGTCGAGTCTAATGGAAGGCCGGGGTCGGGGCCGGTCCTCTTTTCGGAGCGCTCCGAGTCTTCTTTTTGGTAGCCCATGTAGGTACGTTAGCTATGAACAAAACAAACAAAACAGAAACCCAAAACATACATACCTCAGATGCGGCACGTACGCGGAGTGATTCGGCTCAATACACTCCACGTTCCCAGCCATTGTTGTTGCGGAGGCCCCCGTTCTCGAACAACTAAAACACAAGAGATCAGAGATGACATCCACTTCAGCAGCAGAAAGAAATCCCTTTCttcgatgatgatgttgtaTTGTTGAACGTCTCTTACTTAAAGAATCAAATGCCGGTTCCCAAGACATCAATCAGGTTTTCGTCATGCCATACACAGCAACTCGAACAACCGACTAGTTCCCATCGGCGCCTTTTTGTATCGTACTCGCTTCGACCTGAGTGAGAGCCGCTCTATTGAACCGAACAGTAAACCCCTTTCCCAAATCCACCAGGAGCATGTGCTACGTTTACCGACACCGTCACGTTTGCTGTGACTGCAACGTCATCATGTCCTCCAAGGACAGGGACGTCTGGTGCGACAAGCGCACCTGGGTCCGGCCCAGCCCCTTCGAGCACGCCTTGCCCTACTGCCCCGACGGCCTCAAGCTGGTGGAACTCGACTACAACGTCGTGCGATGCGTGGCTTGCCACTTTGGCCCCCCCCAGCACCGCGCGAGAGGCCGACACGCATCGCCATCGAGACAACcgtcagcagcagcagcagccgcagcgcCGAAATCAGAGCCAGAACCAAGGTCAGTACGaagagccgccgccgcaaacCGGTGATGACAGCGAACCTGATGGCGAGACGCCGGGGGTGCTGGTGACTGTTGCTAGGTACGTAAGCGGCTTTCTAGGGGACTACGCGCCGTCGTTCTTGGGACGTGGTCCTATCCGCCCCGATGGCCCGTCTCGCAATCGTTCTCGATGATGACTTGGCATGAGAAAGGGGATGAATCAGAATCCCACGGAATTCTGCAGCGAAAATGGAAGAATGACATTGATATTCTTCGTCGACGCAATCAATAGGCTCATCATGAGTGCCGAGCACGGCCTGTTACATCCCACTGGGTCTGGCCAAAAGGTGTTCTTACTTGGCCCTGCGTcacttttcttcttttcacTCTCTCAAAGTTGACTGTCAGGAAAACAGGCAACCGACGCAAGTGCTGGTATACAAACAATCGTAACATTGATCATGACATGACATCCTATCTTGCGTCTCTTGTTCTTCCACTGCACCATGAACGCCTCGTCTCGTCCTCTGTCTCACTTTTGAATCGGCTGCCCATAAACATAACAaaaagaggggagggagggggacaCCTCCCACAACCAGACTAAGCGAACGGCCAGTTCCGGTTCAGTACGACGCAGCTCCCGTTGGCCGACGACGCGATGTCTTTGTCCGTCAGGAACACGCAGTACTTGGcaacggcggccgggtcCAGCCCCGTCTCGCCGCGCTTGTACTCGGGCATGGCGGCCGTGACCTTTTCCATGGCGGGCTGGTTGACGCCCCCGGCGAAGGCGTCCATGATGTTGGTCGTGTCCATGGGCCCGACCAGCAGGGCGACCGAGTAGATGCCCTTGTCGCCGTAGAAGCCCGCCGAGTTCTTGgtgagggcgacgacgccgtgctTGGAGGCCGTGTAGGCGACGCCCGAGGTCATGCCGCGGTAGCTCGCGTTGGAGCCGACGTTGATGATGAGGCCGCggggcccgccgccggcgccggcagggCCCTGGTTCAGGAACTGGTTGACGGCGAACTTGGTGGTGAGGAAGGGCCCCGTGAGGTTGACAGCGAGGACGCGGTCCCAGGTGTCCTTGGCGCAGTCGCCGGCCGGGTCGAAGCGGTCCATGACGCCTGcgttgttgacgacgacgtcgaggcggccgaagcgctcgacgacgccgctgacgagggcctcgaccGAGGCCTCGGAGGTGACGTCGACGACAGCAGTGTGCAGGCGGCCGGCGTAGGTGTCGCGGTGCTCCGAGGCGACTGCGGCGACGCGGGCCTCAtcgatgtcggcgatgacgacgttggCGCCCGTGGCGAGGtaggcctcggcgatggccttgccgaggccgccgccggagccggtcaCGATGACAGTTGTGCCGGGGAGGGTAGTGGGCATGGTGAAATGCGTCGGGCTTGGCAACGGAACAAGAAAACAGTTTGAATGGAATAAATGGAGGGGGCGCGGGATGACACTGTCAAAGTTTGGCCTAGCCTCTCAATATAAGCTTAATAAAGCGAAAGTCTTTTTGGACAAACTGGGAGTCTCACAGTGTGTAAGTGATGGCGAGTGAGCAAAGTTTGCTTCTagtgagaaagagaggggggggagggggtaaTGATTCTGATACCGAGGCGATCAACAGTTGTTAACGAGTCTCCTCAAACAAGTTTATATAGAGAGAGAGCTCTGACCCTActgcatcgtcgtcgtcaaggagggGCGGTTGCGGGGCTGATTCTGCGGGGAATGCACCGTGTCAATTGGACGCTTCCTCGGCGCGCCGTTGACGTTGTCCGTGGAGCTCTCGCCGCTAGAGAGCGTCAGATTTCTTTCATCCTCCATGTATCCCTCCGCAAATAGAGTAAGTGCTCTGCTTCATGGGTCGTATTCGGTATGGGCGTTCAAAGCCCTGGGGATAACCACTGACCAGCTCGACCAGCCACCCACCGGCTGCGAATGTCCTGCCATTATAAAGGCCCAGGGACTCACTCGGGTTTACATGGTTGAAAAGGACGTCGCCGTGCGGTGCAGCAAACAGGGGCCGGTCTGTCGACTTTGTGTTGGTTGATCCCTCGGGGATGATGGGGTGGACGACGGACGGATCGGACAGATAGGTAAGTAAGTAGGCAGGCAGATTGAGTCAGATGCAGTGCTTGGCGGCGGGCATATAGAAGAGAGCCTATCGTATCTCCAGTCCCAAGGAGACTGAGGGAGCAATTCGAATTCATTGTGCTGAGTGAGTATTGTGATCGAATGAATGtatgtatatatatacatatTGGCTGGGGATGCAGCTCTCGAGGATTGAAGTCAaggtacacacacacacacacacacacacacacaacacatTAACCAAGCTGGGATCTCCTAAGATGTCTGTCTCCAGCATGATCCTCATTATAACCAGCTATGGAGAGAGGTAGACAGACAGCTCGGTGTTTCCAAGACCTTCCTTCGTGACTTGCTCGCCAAAGACGAAACAAGTGACAAACCCGCCCACCTACTTACTACTTACTTACTTAATCAACGTAGCTGGATTTTAAATAGGTATTGATCGAAAAAGTCCAAAGAGACAAGGGACCGaccgccagccagccagttGGTGATTGAAAGAGCCTGACTGATCGATACAGACCGACTGATTAAGAGgtagtaggtaggtaggtaggtaggtgactgagtgagagaggaaggaaggaggtgagagaaaaaagacaaaaacGAAGATGCGGCCAGTGTGGATTGAACACACGACCTTCAGATTATAGTGATTGAAGTTTGACTTCAGTCTGACGCTCTCCCAACTGAGCTATGTCCGCCACGATCTTCGGTTAGGTTCGACCGTTTTGGAGCCTAAGATCTATGACCCACATCGGAGTAACCCCACACCAGACAGATTAATGCATTTCATTTCCCTCGATAGGTAGTTTTCATGTTTTCGATATGGCGTGAACCTTCAAAAGAAACCGAATCGTTGATCAGTTGGATATTCTGTTGTTTTGCTGCAATGGCACCAACGTTAGTGTGCCAGGTAAAGAGGTTCTAGGCGTCAAACCCAACATCCTCAGCAATGCTTTCATCtgcccacccacccactACCCTATTGTCACAATGTCTCTCAACGCCACGCTGAATGCTACAAAAACCCAGAGAACTGCCGACTACTTTAGTGCTCGCCATCTCTCACGAGACCGACTCtcctgtctctctcctccctAAGATGCTTGTCCTCGCCCTTCAGCAGCATCTTTTCCTCCACAAAGGCTGGGTCGCTGACCCAAGACTTTTCCCTCTTCGTCACCGCCTTTGCCGcgatctcggccgccgaggactgGCAAGGTGCATCATGTGGCGGGGACAAAGGTTTCACCGGCCAGAGTATCTGCtgcgcctcctcgtcgctgaACACCAGCAGCGACGGAGCATCAGAAGCGGGAGCGCCTTCGGGAAGGCATGCCGATAGCAGTGCACCCGTCGCAGCGATGCCTTGTGCCGCTTGCGTCTCTGAGCCCTCGGGCCTCTCGTCCTCCCCGGGACCGTCTAGTCCTCCATCGGCCTCCCGCGCGGCTTTCACATCCGCCTTCAGCGCATCCGCCTCCTCCTTAGGCACCTTGTCCTCGTCAAACCCAAAGGCACCCGTCGGAGTCCGCCGCATCAACGTCATCCGTCGAATGGGTTTCACAAACTTCCACATGAGCGACAGCTGGTTCTTGTGAAACGTCTGATAAAAGCCTCGGTTGATCATCGCCGTGGTATGCAAATCGTCTACGTTATCAGCACTCTGCAGGATTCTCAGACGAATTGTGTCTGTCAAATCCACCTTTGCACCCTGCTCCTTCTTGCCGGGATTCTTGAGTCCCTTTTGCAGAATGGCCTGCGGCTGGCCAGACCGGTGTCTAGACAGACCCCAACCGTGCGAACGCTTGCTGATGTCGTACAGCGTTAAGCCAGAGACGCTGTTGTATATGTCGCTGATCGCAGTGCGAAACTGCGGCGTCGGGTCGCAGACTCCACCCCTATGCAGAGCCTGCGGTGGGCTGGCGATGGTCCGTAGTAGGTCAACAAGCTGGGCCAGACTCCTGCGAGGTGTTTGCTGGGGATTGGTCCGGTCTTTGATCGCCATCGGTTTCATGATTGTAGGGAGCAGTTGCAGTTCCCCATAGATGAGCATGAGCCAGCCGAGATTCGTCGCATCGCACCAATGGCTCCCTCTGGGACACCTTGGTCTGCTGCTGAATATCGACGGCTGTATGGGGGGCGATACCCCGGTAGGAGAAGGATTCGGGCTGCGTGAGCGGCTCCTGgcttgcggcggcgggctgggccCGCTCGGTAGGTTCGGTGCACCATCCTGTTCGGCAGCTGCCAACGACGGGCACAGATATTCCTGTATCGTGTTTACACAGCAAGCTTGCACCTGGGCCATCTTTGCCCCTCTCACAGCCAAGATTCTATCTTTCATCTTCTGCGGCCACGGCTTGTTCTTCAgttcttcctcgtcgacaaggttGAGAATGATGGTTTTCGACATGCGTGTGAACAATTGCCTAAGCCCAAAGGCGTAGCTGATCAGAAGCATCCCGTCAGGCATGTCTTCGCTGCTTTTGTGAATCCATTGTGGCAGCCATCTGTGCTCGACAAACAGCTCAAGCGGCGAGGTGCACCGATATCTCAGGCagacgtcggcgatggcaaCGAGCTGTTCGAAGGATACCTCCCGTGGAACCTTGTCATTGTGCATGTGTGCCGCGTGAAGGAGAATCGTGAGAGCGTGTTCCGAGTCACTCTCCTGCTGCGGCATGCGGTACAATTTTGCCTCGGTCCCGTCGTCACATATGTATGGTGATGGTGGGGGTGCCAACTGATCAGTCACATCCTCATCGTCATGGATTtctatgtgtgtgtgcttgGCAAACATTCTCTCAAAGATGGGTGAAGTTTCCGCAAGCAAGAATGAAGAGACGCGGAATCTGAGAACAGGTAGGGGCTCGGCTCCAATGTTCGCGAACTCGAGAATGGCATCGCCTCGGGGTGAGACATGATACTCTTTTACAAGTCTTTCGTCAGAGACACCGGACTCCGCCAGCTGCAAGATGCGAGTAATGTCGACGAGGTCTTGCCTGACGCGATCGTAGTTCCTGAGCCGTATGATGTATCGCGGGAAGAAATCGGGGCTTGCCGAGAAAGTCTTGTCGATGCTGGTCTTCCTCATTTGTTGAATCGCAGCCGCACGGAACTCTTTGTTGTGAAACAAGGACTCCACCATACGTGGAGTAGCGTAGGGCTCATAACTCTTGTACGTCTCCGAGAGCGTGAGCTTGAGGGCCTCTAGCAGCGACTCGATGCATTTCTTCCAGTCGCGGACTGCCGATAGGCACGTCTTGTGGCTTGGACCGGAACGTTGACCACAACTCTGCCCTGTCGTGACTTCTGAGAGGCTCCTCCCACTTAACGATGATCGACTATCGATTGTCGTCGGGCTGTGGGGTACGTCGAGAGAGACCTCATGCGACACGCCTCTGCCTTCTGGGCTGGCCCTATTCGCTTGTCCATTGACTGCCGGTGCAAGTATTGAGATGTCGAACAAGGACTGGCAAAGTGTTGCATGGTCTCTGGCCTTGGCATAATTCTTGAAtgcggcgtcggcgtccttgCTGGCGAGAGTTGATCGCACTCGTTGCGTCAGCTGCTGAAGCTGCCGAAGGTTGAAATCCGAGTCGTTGAAGGCGATTGCGGAGCTGGAGTCGCGGGACGAAACCGCATCGGATGACTCGCCAAATCCAAATccgacatcgtcgccgggcTTCTGTCCTCGGATTGTAAGCATTGCTAGCCAGTCCAAGTGGTCCCGTCATCCCCATCAACATGTTGTCGAGAGGAACGGGGAGATATGAAGGAGACTGCGGTAGTGATATACATAATACAGGACATGAAAACTCCTACCAAGGGCTTGTCGTCTTTAACTGAAGTCATGGTCGAGATCTTGCGCAGCGCGTTGCTGAACCGTCTGACCTtgggcgacgtcgaggcaACATCGTCACTACGGCTGCGTTGGCGTCCCATCATGCTAGCTGTAAGCCAAATGGGAGGTAGAGGCAGCGTCCGAACCGAGCAGTCGAGCACCAGGGCCGATCATCTCCATCACTCATTGAACGAAGGGAAACAGCACGAACAAGGGAAGGCTAGCTACAATACAGCGATTCGCCGGTGTCGATACGGATGGGTGGGTACGTGGTGCAAAACGGGGGTGGCGTCCATCAGTAAACACGAAGAGCAGCGTACGCGAATAGTGACAACGGAACAAATGAATGTTAGGCCGCGTTTCATACTTGTAGACGATGGATTGCTTCTGCCTGGAACAGCTGCATCCAGGACGGAGGGATAGTTACGAGAACGCctttggggggaggggggcgggcCAGTGGGAATTGCCTTTTTGCCAAGCAAGGACCTCGGTGTCATTGGAGGCTGACCACTCGGATAAGGCTGATTGCGGGGTTCGGAAAAAACGTGGTGATGATGTAATCATGCTTTTGCATGAGACGACCCTACCTTGGAGCCCCCCTCCTGTGCCACTTAcccctacctacctaacctacctaggtagggaTGCATCTAACTAAGCATTTGACGATGGCCTCAGCTGAGCAAACCTCCTTTTGAGACATGATCAATCCAAGCCTACACAAGGTGCAGACCTATCAAGACCGTTCTATATCCGTCCCGACAAGAAAGACCGTAACCCTTGTTTAAGTGTCTAGGGAACAAGTAGACAGCATCTTCTCACTGCGGTTCGGCTCCTCTCCCATTTACGACCTCGAGACACATACCTCTTG belongs to Colletotrichum higginsianum IMI 349063 chromosome 5, whole genome shotgun sequence and includes:
- a CDS encoding Short chain dehydrogenase; this encodes MPTTLPGTTVIVTGSGGGLGKAIAEAYLATGANVVIADIDEARVAAVASEHRDTYAGRLHTAVVDVTSEASVEALVSGVVERFGRLDVVVNNAGVMDRFDPAGDCAKDTWDRVLAVNLTGPFLTTKFAVNQFLNQGPAGAGGGPRGLIINVGSNASYRGMTSGVAYTASKHGVVALTKNSAGFYGDKGIYSVALLVGPMDTTNIMDAFAGGVNQPAMEKVTAAMPEYKRGETGLDPAAVAKYCVFLTDKDIASSANGSCVVLNRNWPFA